From Candidatus Eremiobacterota bacterium, the proteins below share one genomic window:
- the glmU gene encoding bifunctional UDP-N-acetylglucosamine diphosphorylase/glucosamine-1-phosphate N-acetyltransferase GlmU: MKELAVIILAAGKSKRMKTRTPKVLHLLAGKPVIDYVLDAVKPMGASQTYMVVGYGMEQVTEHIGKEVTFVHQEPLLGTGHAVQQVMPHLKDFKGNVLVLCGDMPLISNEILANFLASHLEDGAPLSLLTARVPWETDFGRIVRDDKEAIEKIVEYRDATPYERSLNEVNLSIYLFDADHLRKVLPRIGLPNVQKELYLTDTVYLTRTEGLAVHGHLCPDPEASRGINSRIDLQAIYQVMRRRTMERLMLEGVTIIDPLSCHIDSTVKIGTDTVIYPYTILEGNTVIGEECHIGPSTRVSGATIASRVTIMHSIVMESTIDEETQVGPFAYIRPDNVIGKKVKIGDFVELKKSVIGKGTKVPHLSYVGDATLGEGVNIGAGTITCNYDGVRKNPTFIEDGAHIGSNTNLVAPVRVGKHAVTGAGAVVTKDVPDYGLAVGIPAVIKKIIDH, from the coding sequence ATGAAGGAACTTGCCGTCATAATTCTTGCCGCGGGGAAAAGCAAGCGCATGAAGACCAGGACTCCGAAAGTGCTCCACCTCCTTGCAGGGAAGCCAGTCATAGATTATGTGCTTGACGCGGTGAAGCCCATGGGAGCATCACAGACCTATATGGTCGTGGGCTACGGCATGGAACAGGTCACGGAGCATATCGGGAAAGAGGTCACCTTCGTGCACCAGGAGCCCCTTCTCGGAACGGGCCACGCCGTGCAGCAGGTGATGCCGCACCTCAAGGATTTCAAGGGAAACGTCCTTGTCCTCTGCGGCGACATGCCCCTCATCTCAAACGAGATACTGGCCAATTTTCTCGCTTCCCATCTCGAAGATGGCGCTCCCCTCTCCCTTCTCACCGCCAGAGTGCCCTGGGAAACCGATTTCGGGCGCATCGTCCGCGATGATAAGGAAGCCATCGAGAAGATCGTGGAATACAGGGATGCCACCCCTTACGAGCGCTCTCTCAACGAGGTGAACCTCTCCATCTACCTTTTTGACGCGGACCACCTCAGGAAAGTCCTTCCCCGCATTGGCCTGCCTAACGTGCAGAAGGAGCTTTACCTCACCGACACCGTGTACCTCACTAGAACAGAGGGACTCGCCGTCCATGGCCATCTCTGCCCCGATCCCGAGGCCTCGCGGGGGATAAACTCCCGGATAGACCTCCAGGCCATCTACCAGGTGATGAGAAGAAGGACCATGGAGCGCCTCATGCTCGAGGGCGTCACCATTATCGATCCCTTGTCGTGCCATATCGACAGCACCGTGAAAATCGGGACGGACACCGTGATTTACCCCTACACCATCCTGGAGGGGAACACCGTCATCGGCGAGGAATGCCACATCGGGCCTTCCACGAGGGTGAGCGGCGCCACAATAGCCTCAAGGGTGACCATCATGCACTCCATCGTGATGGAGTCAACAATCGACGAGGAGACTCAGGTGGGACCCTTTGCCTATATAAGGCCCGACAATGTCATCGGGAAAAAGGTGAAGATCGGGGACTTCGTGGAGCTGAAGAAATCCGTCATCGGCAAGGGCACCAAGGTTCCCCACCTCTCCTACGTGGGAGACGCCACCCTCGGCGAAGGCGTCAACATAGGTGCGGGGACCATCACGTGCAATTATGACGGGGTGAGAAAGAATCCCACCTTCATTGAGGACGGGGCCCACATAGGCTCCAACACCAATCTGGTGGCGCCCGTAAGAGTGGGAAAGCACGCCGTGACGGGAGCCGGGGCCGTCGTGACAAAAGATGTGCCCGATTACGGCCTCGCCGTGGGCATCCCCGCGGTAATCAAAAAAATTATAGACCATTAA
- a CDS encoding DUF4177 domain-containing protein, whose product MKQHKKQEAPGLPDLPRALQKWEYKVMLFTADLERHLDELGEKGWELVAIEQREITREGAAPPATWTVFKRPVY is encoded by the coding sequence ATGAAACAGCACAAAAAACAGGAAGCTCCCGGGCTCCCTGACCTTCCCCGGGCTCTCCAGAAATGGGAATACAAGGTGATGCTCTTCACCGCTGATCTTGAAAGGCACCTTGACGAGCTCGGCGAGAAAGGCTGGGAGCTCGTGGCAATAGAACAGAGAGAGATAACCAGGGAGGGCGCTGCCCCTCCCGCAACCTGGACTGTTTTCAAGCGGCCCGTCTATTGA